Within Nosocomiicoccus ampullae, the genomic segment TTAAATTACAAACTACTGTAGGGGGTGTCTGTATGACACAATCAAAAGATATTATTCATCTTGCTGATAAAGTTGCAGCACCAACATACAAACCTCTGCCAATCGTCGTTGACGAGGCAGAGGGTGTATGGGTAAAAGATCCTGAAGGTAATAAGTATTTAGATATGCTCTCAGCATATTCAGCGGTGAATCAAGGACATCGTCATCCTAAGATAATTAAAGCGCTTAAAGAACAAGCTGACAAAGTAACACTTGGTTCTCGTGCGTTTTATTCAAGTAATTTAGGTGAATGGTTAGATAAGCTTAACGAAATTTCTGGTAAAGAAATGGGTATCCCAATGAATACAGGCGCTGAGGCAGTAGAATCTGCAATTAAAGCAGCACGTCGCTGGGGTAAAGAAGTTAAAGGTATCGAGGATGGAAAACAAGAAATTATCGGTATGAACGGTAACTTCCATGGTCGTACGTTAGGTGCGATTTCACTCTCAAGTGAAGCGGCATATAAAGAAGGGTTTCACCCGTTAGTTCCAGGCTTCCCACTCGTGCCATATGGAGATATTGATGCTTTAAAATCTGCGATTAACGAAAACACTGTCGCAATTATTCTGGAACCAATTCAAGGTGAATCTGGAATTAACATTCCACGTGACGGCTTTTTAAAAGAAATACGTGAGTTATGTGACGAAAATAATGTTTTAATGATTGCAGACGAAATTCAATGTGGACTTGGACGAAGTGGTAAATTATTTGCATGTGACTGGGAAGACGTTGAGCCAGATATGTACATTTTAGGTAAAGCACTTGGCGGTGGTGTGTTACCAGTATCTGTTGTACTCGGTGATAAGGAAGTACTCGAGTTAATGACTCCTGGCTCTCACGGGTCAACATTTGGTGGTAACCCACTTTCAGCTGCAGTATCTATTGCAGCAATCGACGTTTTACTCGATGAGAAACTTGCAGATCGTTCAAATGAACTTGGTGAGTATATGAAATCTGAACTTCAAACAATCGACAATCCGGTAATTAAAGAAGTTCGTGGACGTGGATTATTCATTGGTATGGAATTAACAGAAGATGCAAGACCATATTGTGAAGCGTTAAAAGAACGTGGACTATTATGTAAAGAAACGCATGATACAGTCATTCGTTTTGCGCCACCGTTAATTATTGGAAAAGAAGATTTAGACTGGGCAATTGGACAAATTAAAGAAGTACTTTCTAAATAATAAATACTTTTTAAAACTCTCATACGAAACGTATGAGAGTTTTTTTGATTGGAAAACTTAAAAATTTAAAAAGGTGTTATAATATAACAAACTGATAGGGGTGAAAATGATGTCAAAATACATTGAACTTTTTACGACAGAAGAAGGTCTTGAACAAATTTTTGAAGCTTTTGATGGTCTAGGGATATTTGTTGGACTTTTGCTTGTGTTTATTGAGTCATTTTTACCATTCTTACCTCTCATTGCTATCGTTATTTTAAATACGAACGCTTACGGGTTTTTAATCGGCTTTTTAATGAGTTATTTAGGTAGTGTTGTAGGAAGTTATTCAGTATTTCTAATCGTTAGAAATTTTTTAAAGCGTCCGACAACAGCATATATTAATAGACATCCTACACTCGTTAAAATGAGGCAGTTTGTCGATACGAGAGGGTTTAGTTTTTTATTTATCTTATTATCATTGCCATTTACCC encodes:
- a CDS encoding TVP38/TMEM64 family protein, with translation MSKYIELFTTEEGLEQIFEAFDGLGIFVGLLLVFIESFLPFLPLIAIVILNTNAYGFLIGFLMSYLGSVVGSYSVFLIVRNFLKRPTTAYINRHPTLVKMRQFVDTRGFSFLFILLSLPFTPSSVVNLIAGISNISKRVYLYILIGSKFIMILSISVVGYDVTAFFTSPARLLISVIFLIVLYVLSKLYEKYLERKMNNHLE
- a CDS encoding ornithine--oxo-acid transaminase, encoding MTQSKDIIHLADKVAAPTYKPLPIVVDEAEGVWVKDPEGNKYLDMLSAYSAVNQGHRHPKIIKALKEQADKVTLGSRAFYSSNLGEWLDKLNEISGKEMGIPMNTGAEAVESAIKAARRWGKEVKGIEDGKQEIIGMNGNFHGRTLGAISLSSEAAYKEGFHPLVPGFPLVPYGDIDALKSAINENTVAIILEPIQGESGINIPRDGFLKEIRELCDENNVLMIADEIQCGLGRSGKLFACDWEDVEPDMYILGKALGGGVLPVSVVLGDKEVLELMTPGSHGSTFGGNPLSAAVSIAAIDVLLDEKLADRSNELGEYMKSELQTIDNPVIKEVRGRGLFIGMELTEDARPYCEALKERGLLCKETHDTVIRFAPPLIIGKEDLDWAIGQIKEVLSK